In Chitinophaga nivalis, a single genomic region encodes these proteins:
- a CDS encoding PKD domain-containing protein, with the protein MSTKLTYHPVSPLVKRCFFAIIVLMLQAVALLTNAQNLSNKGKEFWVGYGHHQFMEMGQSNSQEMILYLSAEYPATVTVSITGTTWTRTYNVPANSVIATDLIPKSGGIDARLYSLPPSFGGTGGEGVFQNKSIHIKSNVPIVAYAHIYGSASSGATMLMPEETWGYSYISVNSQQYYDNNCYSWMFAIANHDNTVIEITPSVTSRNGRPAGVPFTATLNKGDIYQLVGESLGNSQGRELTGTTVKSIANSNGECYPIAVFSGSSRTSIACGSMGGSGDNNIQQIFPFQAWGKRYLTAPTSESGTASNLENSIFKVVVKDPTTVVKKNGVVQTGLIANSYYEFVSNTADFIEADKPVLVAQFMPSSGACGNGGSLGDPEMFYLSPIEQAIKRVGFYRNVREQISVNYLTMIIPTAGLNSLRIDGSPTFDYSYAHPNLNGYTVVVKRWDATSAQCITTSDSAFTAITYGLGSVESYGYNAGTLINNLNAVGAIHNTYDTSKSINDFTCTQTPVQLSILMAYQPTKMVWKLSALGTAISPNADVVVNAPVSTGTVLVKGITYYKYTLPGTYQFSTIGDYDITVFSTHPSIENCNNTEKVGFTVPVRGKPRAVMTYAYTGCTLDTVYFKGDTTLKEPKIDRWFWEYPGAVKDSGMLVKKIFAPGTHAVKLMVISKDGCLGDTAFSVQAFPKPVAAFTTDQAALCEGGTLKITDNSTYTGTAPFKTWYWDFGNDSVLTATTGVPQNIPYKAYKTYTLKHVVKVSDLCISDTATKTVTVYAKPKPAFTYPSGCLPVSGVVQFTNNSTTPDVQNLAVHSWDFGDAGATPANPNTSTLKDPTHAYTKYGTYNIKYTLTTDKGCTKDTTITATFKLKPELAYGALTGICVNTPGTVKVDAASVLNGVLGKGYYRGPATDSTGNFTPATAGAGTHTIWYIFNTDKGCIDSISRTVVVYPKPVAAFAATTDVCLGQIATFTDQSTLPGGTITSWKWDLGNGTKPTNNNNTPFTVTYPQDTTYRVKLVTVSDHNCSSDTAFANVVVHPLPVADFTLPEKVCMPEGKAEFKNLSTVKDKSLLTYQWSFGEGGAGAVTTDPVYYYKAYGPFDVTLKVTSAFGCTNTAVKKLTAFYGQPVASFKVSPDTLCQGTDNVFTDQSTDATGTINKWQWNFGDGTTSTDRSPVKRYTAPGEYMVQLQVSNQSGCGSSAYNHKVVVYLQPVIDAGPSFVVAQGTTITFKPVVNDAVNLTFRWEPAADFPNPAVLAPVIQAMHDASYTLTATGKHNCTASDGLTVKVLKAVQPPNAFSPNGDNINDTWVIKNLSDYPGATIEVFNRYGQKVYSSKGYDAAWDGSFKGSQLPMATYYYVIRLSNGFEPLTGYVTIIR; encoded by the coding sequence ATGTCAACCAAACTAACATATCACCCGGTCAGTCCACTGGTTAAAAGATGCTTTTTTGCCATAATTGTACTGATGTTGCAAGCCGTAGCCCTGCTTACAAATGCCCAGAATCTTTCCAATAAAGGAAAGGAATTCTGGGTGGGCTACGGGCACCATCAGTTTATGGAAATGGGGCAGTCCAACAGCCAGGAAATGATTCTGTACCTCAGTGCAGAATATCCGGCAACGGTTACTGTAAGTATTACAGGTACCACCTGGACCCGCACCTATAACGTTCCTGCCAACTCCGTGATAGCCACGGATCTCATTCCCAAGTCAGGCGGTATTGATGCGCGTTTATACTCATTGCCGCCCTCTTTCGGAGGAACCGGCGGAGAAGGTGTTTTTCAGAATAAATCCATCCATATTAAAAGCAATGTGCCAATTGTGGCCTATGCACATATTTATGGCAGTGCCTCTTCCGGTGCTACAATGCTGATGCCGGAAGAAACCTGGGGGTATTCCTATATTTCGGTGAACAGCCAGCAGTATTATGATAACAACTGCTACTCCTGGATGTTTGCCATTGCCAATCATGACAACACCGTGATTGAAATCACCCCATCTGTAACCAGCCGTAATGGCCGGCCAGCCGGTGTGCCTTTTACCGCTACCCTGAATAAAGGAGATATCTACCAGCTGGTGGGCGAATCATTGGGCAACAGCCAGGGACGGGAACTAACCGGAACTACTGTCAAGTCTATTGCCAACAGCAACGGAGAATGTTATCCAATAGCGGTATTTTCCGGCAGCAGCCGAACCTCTATCGCTTGTGGCAGTATGGGAGGAAGTGGAGATAACAACATTCAGCAGATCTTCCCGTTCCAGGCCTGGGGTAAACGTTACCTGACGGCGCCTACTTCTGAAAGCGGTACTGCCAGTAATCTGGAGAACAGCATTTTTAAAGTAGTGGTGAAAGATCCGACTACGGTAGTGAAAAAGAATGGTGTAGTACAGACCGGCCTGATTGCAAATTCCTACTATGAGTTTGTCAGCAATACCGCCGATTTTATAGAGGCCGATAAACCTGTACTGGTAGCGCAGTTTATGCCATCATCCGGTGCCTGCGGCAATGGCGGCAGTCTGGGTGATCCGGAAATGTTTTATCTCAGTCCCATCGAACAGGCGATTAAACGGGTAGGATTCTACCGGAATGTGCGGGAACAGATCAGCGTGAACTATCTTACGATGATCATACCTACCGCCGGCTTAAATTCCCTGCGGATCGACGGAAGCCCCACTTTTGATTATTCCTATGCGCATCCTAACCTCAACGGATATACGGTAGTGGTGAAAAGATGGGATGCTACGTCCGCACAATGTATTACTACCAGCGATTCTGCCTTTACCGCGATTACCTATGGATTAGGTAGCGTGGAAAGTTACGGCTACAATGCCGGTACGCTGATTAATAACCTGAATGCAGTAGGGGCTATTCACAATACTTACGACACTTCGAAATCAATCAATGACTTTACCTGTACACAAACACCGGTACAACTGTCCATATTAATGGCTTATCAGCCAACCAAAATGGTATGGAAGCTGAGTGCGCTGGGAACTGCCATTTCACCTAATGCAGACGTGGTGGTAAATGCACCGGTCAGCACAGGTACGGTATTGGTGAAAGGGATTACCTACTATAAATATACCTTACCGGGTACTTATCAGTTCAGTACTATCGGCGATTATGATATAACGGTATTCTCTACCCACCCCAGTATCGAAAACTGTAATAATACCGAGAAGGTAGGATTTACGGTGCCGGTAAGAGGTAAACCAAGAGCCGTGATGACTTACGCCTACACCGGTTGTACCCTTGATACCGTTTATTTTAAAGGAGATACCACGCTGAAAGAACCGAAAATAGACCGCTGGTTCTGGGAATATCCCGGAGCTGTGAAAGATAGCGGTATGCTGGTGAAAAAAATATTTGCGCCCGGCACACATGCCGTTAAACTCATGGTGATTTCAAAAGATGGCTGTCTGGGAGATACTGCGTTCTCTGTACAGGCGTTTCCGAAACCGGTAGCTGCTTTTACCACAGACCAGGCAGCTTTGTGTGAAGGAGGCACCTTGAAAATAACAGACAACTCTACCTACACGGGCACCGCGCCATTCAAAACATGGTACTGGGATTTTGGTAATGACTCGGTACTCACCGCTACCACGGGTGTGCCACAGAACATACCATACAAAGCCTATAAAACCTACACCCTCAAACATGTGGTGAAGGTAAGTGACCTTTGTATCAGCGATACGGCTACTAAAACAGTTACCGTATATGCGAAGCCGAAGCCGGCTTTCACCTATCCATCCGGTTGCTTGCCGGTAAGTGGGGTGGTACAGTTTACCAACAATTCCACAACACCGGATGTGCAGAATCTGGCAGTGCATAGCTGGGATTTTGGAGATGCGGGCGCTACCCCAGCCAATCCCAATACGTCCACACTGAAAGATCCTACGCATGCCTATACGAAATACGGTACCTACAATATTAAATATACCCTTACTACCGATAAGGGCTGTACGAAGGATACCACGATTACAGCCACCTTTAAACTGAAGCCGGAACTGGCTTATGGTGCGCTGACCGGTATATGTGTGAATACGCCCGGTACTGTGAAGGTGGATGCTGCCAGTGTATTAAACGGGGTATTGGGTAAAGGATATTATCGCGGCCCGGCAACTGACTCTACAGGTAATTTTACCCCTGCCACAGCTGGCGCAGGTACCCATACCATCTGGTACATCTTTAATACAGACAAAGGTTGTATTGATTCCATTTCCCGCACAGTAGTCGTATATCCGAAACCGGTAGCTGCCTTTGCTGCAACTACAGACGTCTGCCTGGGACAAATCGCCACCTTTACAGATCAATCTACACTGCCTGGTGGTACGATTACCAGCTGGAAGTGGGATCTGGGTAATGGCACGAAACCCACTAATAACAACAATACACCGTTTACGGTTACCTATCCGCAGGATACGACCTATCGGGTGAAACTGGTGACTGTGAGCGATCACAACTGTAGCAGCGATACCGCCTTTGCCAATGTGGTGGTGCATCCTTTACCGGTAGCAGATTTTACCCTGCCGGAGAAAGTATGTATGCCGGAAGGGAAAGCGGAATTCAAAAACCTGTCTACCGTAAAAGATAAATCACTCCTCACTTACCAGTGGAGTTTCGGAGAAGGTGGTGCCGGTGCAGTCACTACAGACCCGGTATACTATTACAAGGCCTATGGTCCTTTTGATGTGACCCTGAAAGTAACCAGTGCATTTGGTTGTACGAATACTGCCGTGAAAAAATTAACCGCCTTCTACGGTCAGCCGGTAGCTTCCTTCAAAGTATCTCCGGATACGCTTTGTCAGGGTACCGATAATGTGTTCACCGATCAAAGTACGGATGCAACAGGCACCATCAATAAATGGCAGTGGAATTTTGGTGATGGAACTACCTCTACAGATCGTTCTCCGGTAAAACGTTATACCGCTCCGGGAGAATATATGGTACAACTGCAGGTATCCAATCAGTCAGGTTGCGGCTCTTCTGCCTATAATCACAAGGTAGTGGTATACCTGCAACCGGTAATTGATGCAGGTCCTTCTTTTGTGGTAGCACAGGGTACTACCATTACTTTCAAGCCGGTGGTAAATGATGCAGTAAACCTGACCTTCCGTTGGGAACCCGCTGCAGACTTCCCTAACCCGGCTGTGCTGGCGCCTGTAATACAAGCCATGCACGATGCAAGCTATACCCTCACGGCTACCGGTAAACATAATTGTACTGCCAGTGATGGCCTCACCGTGAAAGTGCTGAAAGCAGTACAACCGCCAAATGCTTTTTCTCCGAATGGCGATAATATCAATGATACCTGGGTCATCAAAAATCTGAGCGACTACCCAGGCGCCACAATCGAAGTATTTAACCGGTACGGACAAAAAGTGTATTCTTCCAAAGGCTATGATGCAGCATGGGATGGTAGTTTCAAAGGCAGTCAGCTGCCAATGGCCACCTACTACTATGTGATCAGACTCAGTAATGGATTTGAACCACTGACAGGCTATGTAACTATTATCAGGTAA
- a CDS encoding PorP/SprF family type IX secretion system membrane protein encodes MRTFIVSLFILVAITLAGKRLMAQADPHFSQYYVYPSWLNPALTGAFDGDYRVAAIYRTQWGNISPFKTYGVAAEIPTQKNINFGASVLNQAAGDGGYNYTTGYASAAYTGVKLDAAHYHRLTFGLQLGFIQRRFDPSKLTFGEQWNPVTGYNPGTPVTDILTRTSAISFDAGAGALYYDATPGKNYNIYGGFSVMHLTRPQDQFSAKGDARFPMRFNIHGGVKLTLSDKLSITPNFLYMIQGPAQEKMIGAYGQLNAANATDFLLGVNYRYKDAITTHAGFIYKTMMLGVSYDINTSELSKMARGSNSFEVSLTFIGRRKVRTPEVEFVCPRL; translated from the coding sequence ATGAGAACTTTCATTGTATCATTATTCATATTAGTGGCCATAACGCTGGCGGGTAAACGGCTCATGGCACAGGCAGACCCTCACTTTTCGCAGTATTACGTATATCCGTCCTGGTTAAACCCTGCCCTTACCGGCGCCTTCGACGGAGATTACCGGGTAGCAGCCATTTATCGCACCCAGTGGGGAAATATCAGCCCGTTTAAGACATATGGTGTGGCAGCAGAAATACCCACCCAGAAAAATATCAATTTCGGCGCCAGCGTATTGAATCAGGCTGCCGGCGATGGAGGCTATAACTATACGACTGGTTATGCCAGTGCGGCCTATACCGGCGTAAAGCTGGACGCAGCCCATTATCACCGGTTAACGTTTGGCTTACAACTGGGATTTATTCAGCGCCGGTTCGATCCTTCCAAGCTCACCTTCGGTGAGCAATGGAACCCGGTGACGGGCTATAACCCCGGCACTCCGGTAACAGATATCCTGACACGTACTTCTGCCATCTCTTTTGATGCCGGCGCCGGTGCTTTGTACTACGATGCTACCCCTGGTAAAAACTATAATATCTATGGTGGTTTTTCCGTGATGCACCTGACCCGGCCACAGGATCAGTTCAGCGCCAAAGGGGATGCCCGTTTCCCGATGCGTTTTAATATTCATGGCGGCGTAAAACTAACGTTGTCGGATAAACTGAGTATTACTCCCAACTTCCTGTATATGATACAAGGCCCTGCACAGGAAAAAATGATCGGCGCCTATGGCCAGCTCAATGCTGCCAATGCCACTGATTTTCTGCTGGGTGTGAACTACCGGTATAAAGATGCGATTACCACGCATGCCGGTTTCATTTATAAAACCATGATGCTGGGTGTGAGCTACGATATCAATACCTCCGAGCTCAGCAAAATGGCGCGTGGCTCCAACAGCTTTGAAGTATCCCTGACATTCATCGGCCGCAGGAAGGTAAGAACACCGGAAGTGGAATTTGTTTGTCCTCGTTTGTAA
- a CDS encoding RNA polymerase sigma factor codes for MNKYSDLTDQELIHSYIAGNNLAFTTLVHRHKSRLFTTIVLLVRDRALAEDIFQEVFIKIVNALQSGQYTDNSRFLAWAVRIAHNCCISHFRKVNSWSKVVVEYHDEIGDSMAHMEHSAEHHLITQEINQEIGEMLNQLPKLQREALILRYYADLSYKEIAQTVGISINTALGRVRYALMNLRKQVV; via the coding sequence ATGAACAAGTATAGTGATCTCACGGATCAGGAACTGATCCACTCATATATAGCAGGTAATAACCTGGCTTTTACGACCCTGGTGCATCGCCATAAAAGCAGGCTCTTTACAACCATTGTTTTGCTTGTGAGAGACCGTGCGCTGGCAGAGGATATATTTCAGGAGGTATTTATTAAAATCGTAAATGCCCTGCAATCCGGCCAGTATACAGATAACAGCCGTTTCCTCGCCTGGGCGGTACGCATTGCGCACAACTGCTGCATCAGCCATTTCAGGAAAGTAAACAGCTGGTCTAAAGTAGTGGTGGAATACCATGATGAAATCGGAGACAGCATGGCGCACATGGAACATAGTGCGGAACATCATCTTATCACCCAGGAAATCAACCAGGAAATAGGGGAGATGCTCAACCAGCTACCGAAATTGCAACGGGAGGCATTGATTCTACGTTATTATGCAGACCTCAGTTATAAAGAAATAGCACAAACGGTGGGCATTAGTATTAATACGGCATTAGGCAGGGTTAGATATGCGCTGATGAACCTGCGTAAACAGGTAGTCTAG
- a CDS encoding collagen-like triple helix repeat-containing protein — MKQITRFLPHVCMLAVVLFFAACSKKGDQGPAGSQGPAGPAGIPGTTGPKGDSGAPGTSNIIYSDWLDVQYGVGEVLTRPNGDKDTISYIAGIQAPKITAALLGKSVVNVYINLGTAATPRVVVLPYTDEYGTLIRFVATTQLIALVATDPVGTVNTADGKRFQYRYVIVPGTAAARSSINWTDYTQVKKYLGLND, encoded by the coding sequence ATGAAACAGATCACGCGCTTTTTGCCGCACGTATGCATGCTCGCTGTAGTATTATTTTTTGCTGCCTGTTCTAAAAAAGGCGACCAGGGTCCCGCTGGTTCACAAGGTCCTGCAGGACCTGCCGGGATTCCCGGTACAACCGGACCTAAAGGAGATTCCGGCGCACCCGGTACTTCCAATATTATTTATTCTGATTGGCTGGATGTACAATATGGCGTAGGGGAAGTATTGACAAGACCCAATGGCGACAAAGATACCATCAGCTATATAGCCGGTATTCAGGCGCCTAAAATTACAGCGGCATTGTTAGGGAAGTCTGTAGTAAATGTATACATCAACCTGGGCACTGCCGCCACTCCCCGTGTAGTGGTGCTGCCTTATACAGATGAATATGGTACGTTGATCCGTTTTGTAGCTACTACCCAGCTGATAGCCCTGGTAGCAACAGATCCGGTTGGTACCGTTAATACGGCAGATGGGAAAAGATTCCAGTACCGCTATGTAATAGTGCCAGGTACTGCTGCTGCACGCAGTAGTATTAACTGGACAGACTATACGCAGGTTAAAAAGTATCTCGGTTTGAACGATTGA
- a CDS encoding RNA polymerase sigma factor gives MWQQAQQGDTTAFELLYKATVPLLSKQAYRILQDQEQTKDVIQDVFISLFLKRKTLPANTNITGYLSNAVKYKVSNILRNKLVQEGHHQELLKQAHQREATPPQTLEQHELKKQIAHSINTLPQKCREVFMLNYYGNLPYKDIAQEMGISVKTVEKHMSKALQVLRKELKETYYPGVFLLLMSMHHHL, from the coding sequence CTGTGGCAGCAGGCCCAACAAGGTGACACAACAGCGTTTGAGTTACTGTACAAAGCCACTGTGCCTTTACTCAGCAAGCAGGCTTACCGCATTCTCCAGGATCAGGAACAAACCAAAGATGTGATCCAGGATGTTTTTATCAGTTTATTTCTCAAGCGAAAAACGTTGCCGGCAAATACCAACATTACCGGCTACCTGAGTAATGCCGTGAAATATAAAGTATCGAATATTCTGCGGAACAAACTGGTGCAGGAAGGACATCACCAGGAATTATTAAAACAGGCCCACCAGCGGGAAGCGACGCCCCCACAGACACTTGAACAGCATGAATTAAAAAAGCAGATTGCCCATAGCATCAATACCTTGCCGCAGAAATGCCGCGAAGTATTTATGCTGAATTACTATGGGAATCTGCCTTATAAAGATATCGCACAAGAGATGGGTATCTCTGTAAAAACAGTAGAAAAACACATGAGCAAAGCGCTCCAGGTATTACGTAAAGAATTAAAAGAAACCTATTATCCGGGTGTATTCTTACTGCTAATGAGTATGCACCACCACCTGTAA
- a CDS encoding PorP/SprF family type IX secretion system membrane protein, translated as MKKIVLTGWVVLMALWTHAQQQPHYTQYIMNPFIINPAVAGIENYWDLRLSHRHQWVGMKGAPVTTYLTLHGPLRKSEYAAASPTGFDPQGENPRGKAYWRDYTTPPPHPGVGLTVLNDRTGPLNRFSITGAYAHHINLSPTTSISAGISVGMQQISLDASKVEFFDPADPVLGSSGGVLNKWRPEVNAGLWLYGADYFAGLSAQNIIPQKIGFDNGKVIGDSVLKGKLIPHIFFTTGYRLWINDDLNVMPSVMLKFITAKPLSVDVNAKMMYRDRFWVGASYRLNDGIAGMFGVNINSMINIGYSYDYTTSSLNTVTKGSHEIMIGFLLGNKFGDTCPRNVW; from the coding sequence ATGAAAAAAATTGTGCTTACAGGATGGGTGGTGCTAATGGCACTTTGGACCCATGCGCAGCAGCAGCCACATTATACGCAGTATATTATGAATCCTTTTATTATCAATCCTGCTGTGGCGGGGATTGAAAACTACTGGGACCTGCGTTTGAGCCACAGACATCAGTGGGTGGGTATGAAAGGAGCGCCGGTAACTACTTACCTGACCCTGCATGGCCCGTTACGGAAATCTGAGTATGCTGCTGCCTCGCCAACCGGATTTGATCCACAGGGAGAAAACCCCCGCGGCAAAGCCTACTGGCGGGATTATACCACGCCGCCGCCACATCCGGGAGTAGGCCTTACTGTTTTAAACGACAGAACGGGCCCGCTGAACCGCTTTTCGATAACAGGCGCCTATGCACATCATATTAATCTTTCGCCCACTACCAGTATCAGTGCCGGTATTTCAGTAGGTATGCAACAGATTAGCCTGGATGCCAGTAAGGTGGAGTTTTTTGATCCGGCAGATCCGGTACTGGGTAGTTCCGGTGGTGTCCTCAACAAATGGCGGCCGGAAGTAAATGCAGGTCTGTGGCTGTATGGTGCAGACTATTTTGCCGGATTATCTGCGCAGAATATCATCCCGCAAAAGATCGGTTTTGATAATGGTAAGGTGATCGGCGATTCTGTACTGAAAGGAAAACTGATCCCGCATATCTTTTTTACAACGGGCTATCGGTTATGGATAAACGATGACCTGAATGTGATGCCTTCTGTGATGTTGAAGTTTATTACAGCCAAACCGCTGAGTGTGGATGTAAACGCCAAAATGATGTACCGCGACCGCTTCTGGGTAGGAGCGTCCTATCGGCTGAATGATGGAATAGCAGGCATGTTTGGAGTAAATATCAACTCCATGATTAATATCGGGTACTCCTATGATTATACCACATCATCCCTGAATACCGTCACGAAGGGATCACATGAGATCATGATAGGGTTCCTGCTGGGCAATAAATTTGGAGATACCTGCCCCCGTAATGTATGGTAG
- a CDS encoding OmpA family protein, which translates to MKKICFTAAVLLSGMMSYAQYTYNYLKAADQYYKNQDYNSAIQYYEKYLGSRNKTVKTDSYKPYAATSGAKTKVVAVSSEQQAVYKLAESYRNLHNYQKAAPNYETVIASDKGSFPLAGYYYAVSLRALAKYEEATKAFQQFLDRYPENDLFKTAAGRELENLRFITTQLGRKDLALYDVRKAPAALNTTGASYAPVWNPNGALIFTSTRPDNAASKNHTYVNRLYTADYANGQANNIKPFDLDQPASLHQGAVSLSPNGELLFLTRWHIDHGKKTSALYVAHKNGDGWSKPVLLDSLVNTAGSNTQQPFVLPDGKHLLYSSDKPGGHGGFDLWSAVIDETGKPLETTNLGEVINTAGNEQSPFYHEATNTLVFSADSRTGMGGYDFFASKGRIGSWKEPVNMGYPVNSIKDDIYFASRSNNKNILDEVLLGTDRAAECCLELFYVHKNRLAKQLSGTVVACDDNTPVVGAEVRVVNTVSNQVIYTHMTGADGSYAFTVDEFLPLKAEANATGYTPGTQQIAVPADEDAAGLTAPVLCLTKIVTPASPEILENVYYDFNEATLLPASFVSLDKLVRLLNEHPEMEIELSAHTDSKGSKKLNQRLSEARAKSCVDYLVEKGIAVSRLTYKGYGASQPVAPNTLPDGSDNPEGRQQNRRTAFTVLKK; encoded by the coding sequence ATGAAAAAAATATGCTTTACCGCAGCCGTGTTGTTATCAGGTATGATGTCTTATGCGCAGTATACCTACAACTACCTGAAAGCGGCAGATCAGTACTATAAAAACCAGGATTACAATTCTGCCATACAGTATTATGAAAAGTACCTGGGGTCGCGGAATAAAACCGTGAAAACGGATTCCTATAAACCCTATGCAGCTACCTCCGGCGCCAAAACAAAAGTGGTAGCAGTGAGCAGTGAACAACAGGCCGTATATAAGCTGGCGGAGAGCTACCGGAATCTGCATAACTATCAGAAAGCAGCGCCGAATTATGAAACGGTGATCGCATCAGATAAAGGCAGCTTTCCACTGGCAGGTTATTATTATGCTGTGTCTTTAAGAGCTTTGGCAAAATATGAGGAAGCAACCAAAGCTTTTCAGCAGTTCCTGGATCGGTATCCGGAGAATGATTTATTCAAAACTGCTGCTGGCAGGGAGTTGGAAAACCTGCGTTTTATCACCACACAGCTGGGCCGGAAAGATCTGGCACTGTATGATGTGCGTAAAGCGCCGGCAGCATTGAATACTACCGGCGCCAGCTATGCGCCGGTGTGGAATCCGAATGGTGCGTTGATCTTTACTTCCACCAGACCGGATAATGCAGCCTCAAAAAATCATACCTATGTGAACCGGCTATATACGGCTGATTATGCCAACGGACAGGCTAACAACATTAAACCATTTGACCTGGACCAACCTGCCTCCCTGCATCAGGGAGCAGTGAGCCTGTCGCCCAACGGAGAACTGTTGTTCCTCACCCGCTGGCATATCGATCATGGTAAAAAAACATCCGCCCTGTATGTGGCACATAAAAACGGAGATGGCTGGAGCAAACCCGTATTGCTCGATAGCCTGGTAAATACAGCCGGCAGCAATACGCAGCAGCCTTTTGTATTGCCCGATGGTAAACATCTCCTGTACAGCAGCGATAAGCCCGGTGGCCACGGTGGTTTTGACCTGTGGTCTGCGGTAATCGATGAAACAGGTAAACCCTTGGAAACCACCAATCTGGGTGAGGTAATCAATACTGCCGGCAATGAGCAGTCGCCTTTTTATCACGAAGCAACCAATACGCTGGTATTTTCGGCAGATAGCCGCACCGGTATGGGAGGCTATGATTTCTTTGCCAGCAAAGGCCGTATCGGTAGCTGGAAGGAACCCGTGAACATGGGATATCCGGTGAACTCCATTAAAGATGATATCTACTTTGCCAGCAGAAGCAATAACAAAAATATCCTCGACGAAGTATTGCTGGGAACAGACCGCGCTGCAGAATGTTGCCTGGAGCTGTTTTATGTACATAAAAACCGGCTGGCGAAACAGCTGAGTGGTACGGTAGTCGCCTGCGACGACAATACCCCGGTAGTAGGTGCAGAAGTACGTGTAGTGAATACTGTTAGTAACCAGGTGATCTATACGCATATGACGGGCGCCGACGGTAGCTACGCATTTACCGTAGACGAATTTTTGCCGCTGAAAGCAGAAGCCAATGCCACCGGCTACACGCCTGGTACCCAGCAAATCGCAGTACCGGCCGATGAAGACGCAGCTGGCCTGACAGCTCCTGTATTGTGCCTGACGAAGATTGTAACACCGGCGTCTCCGGAAATACTGGAGAACGTGTATTACGATTTCAACGAGGCAACGTTGCTGCCAGCTTCTTTTGTTTCATTGGATAAACTGGTACGGCTGCTGAATGAACATCCGGAAATGGAAATAGAACTGAGTGCGCACACCGATAGCAAAGGCTCCAAAAAGCTGAACCAACGTCTTTCCGAAGCACGTGCTAAAAGCTGTGTTGACTATCTCGTGGAAAAAGGTATTGCTGTTTCCAGGCTGACCTATAAAGGGTATGGTGCTTCACAACCGGTAGCGCCGAATACATTGCCGGATGGCAGCGATAACCCGGAGGGCAGACAGCAGAACAGAAGAACCGCTTTCACGGTGCTGAAAAAATAG
- a CDS encoding FecR family protein yields MTPARLQYLLEKYLNGTATSAEQEEYDRWYNREGLLPEAPWTPEEVEAVYAKINAGISRKKVFQLRWAAAAAVLLLAGTWWIMRAPHTDTRKTLVIQKAVHPDSMVIRNTTGNTREINLPDGSLVTLYKDATIRFAAPFGARDRTILLHGKGFFNVAKSATAPFTVISEQVATTALGTSFTIAGMEKEVKVTLHTGKVMVKTTAQTMYLRPGQQLLCDVHTGITRLQPATPARPAVMAPVISYGSRSGFTAMFDQTPLANVLDTIAKGYQVNIHVQHDAFRDIAFSGVIRDTDSLAQVLHRIAMLHDLKIVTTHTGYRIEKNH; encoded by the coding sequence ATGACACCAGCCCGGCTGCAATACTTATTGGAAAAATACCTGAATGGAACGGCTACCAGTGCAGAACAGGAAGAATATGACCGTTGGTATAACCGGGAAGGATTATTGCCGGAAGCTCCCTGGACACCGGAAGAAGTGGAGGCGGTATATGCAAAAATAAATGCGGGCATCAGCCGGAAAAAAGTATTTCAGTTGCGTTGGGCCGCCGCTGCCGCTGTATTACTGCTGGCCGGTACCTGGTGGATCATGCGTGCACCGCATACGGATACACGAAAAACACTGGTTATACAAAAAGCGGTTCACCCGGATAGTATGGTCATCCGTAATACCACAGGCAATACAAGAGAAATCAACCTGCCGGATGGCTCGCTGGTTACTTTATATAAAGATGCAACTATTCGTTTTGCAGCTCCTTTCGGCGCCCGCGATCGTACAATACTGCTACACGGAAAAGGTTTTTTCAACGTGGCTAAAAGTGCGACGGCGCCCTTTACTGTGATCAGTGAGCAGGTAGCTACTACCGCACTGGGTACTTCCTTTACCATCGCAGGCATGGAAAAGGAAGTAAAGGTAACCCTGCACACCGGAAAGGTAATGGTGAAAACAACCGCACAAACAATGTATCTCCGGCCGGGACAACAGTTGTTATGCGATGTGCACACCGGTATTACCCGACTGCAACCAGCTACACCGGCCCGGCCGGCTGTAATGGCGCCGGTTATTTCCTATGGCTCGCGGAGTGGCTTCACGGCAATGTTTGATCAAACGCCGCTGGCCAATGTACTGGATACTATCGCCAAAGGATATCAGGTAAATATTCACGTACAACACGATGCCTTCCGGGATATTGCTTTCTCCGGTGTGATACGGGATACGGATTCACTGGCACAGGTACTGCATCGGATTGCCATGCTACATGATTTGAAAATTGTAACAACACATACGGGTTATCGTATAGAAAAAAATCACTAA